The sequence GACTCACGACAGGGGAGATCGACCGCGCTGTGGAGGATCTGATCCTCCGCGCGGGCGCGTCCCCATCGTTCAAGGGGTACATGGGATACCCGGCGAGCACGTGCGTCTCGGTGAACGAGCAGGTGGTTCACGGAATCCCGGGCGACCGCGTCCTGGGCGACGGGGACATCGTGAGCGTCGACGTGGGGGCATTCCTGGACGGGTATCACGGCGACGGCGCCTGGACCTTCCCGGTCGGGGAGGTCTCGAAGAAGGCGTCGGATCTGATGAGCGTGACCCGGGAGTGCCTCGATCGGGCGATCCAGCAGGCGGTGGCCGGCAGGCGGGTGGGGGACATCTCCTCCGCGATCCAGGTCCACGCCGAGAGCCACGGATATGAAGTGGTGCGCCAGCTCGTCGGCCACGGCATCGGGCAGTCGTTGCACGAGGGGCCGCAGGTCCCGAACTACGGCG comes from Candidatus Eisenbacteria bacterium and encodes:
- the map gene encoding type I methionyl aminopeptidase codes for the protein MGDTRIHIRRPSEIERIRRSASIVAECLRLVKGMVRPGLTTGEIDRAVEDLILRAGASPSFKGYMGYPASTCVSVNEQVVHGIPGDRVLGDGDIVSVDVGAFLDGYHGDGAWTFPVGEVSKKASDLMSVTRECLDRAIQQAVAGRRVGDISSAIQVHAESHGYEVVRQLVGHGIGQSLHEGPQVPNYG